One window of Hylemonella gracilis genomic DNA carries:
- a CDS encoding dihydroxy-acid dehydratase, with protein sequence MSPPSATPPTRALRSNFPRGSYLWSVRNAQWRALGIPEEDCEKPKIAIVNSSSELASCFSHLDRVAAELKTAIRAAGAVPFEIRTAAPSDFITGAGARGAYMLAARDLITNDIEVAVEGAQLDGMVCLTSCDKTVPGQLMAAARLDIPALLVPCGYQASGSYQGHHCDIEEVFIGAMHVVSGALDRDTLVGMSREAIRSPGVCSGMGTANSMHIVCEALGMALPGSAPVAAMSERMMADVRRAGARIVQMVWDDLRPRAILTPGAFANAVRAVLAVGGSVNCVKHLQAVATEAGLNLDVYRLFEQLGAEVPVLAGVRPVGTHSIEQFEAAGGCQAVLKQLAPQLDLQVRTVTGRTLATELEAVSVRDPEIIRPLDRPVATRPAIVVLRGSLCPDTGIVKTGILERKQRRFEGPALCFDTSDAAIAALNAGEIRPGQVVVMRGAGTRGGPAMGGGASRVVFAIDGAGLGDQVALLTDGHLSGLVCKGLVVAEVAPEAALGGPLALVRDGDVIAIDLDSRRCDLLVDEAEMQRRRAAWTPAPPQFDRGWLQIYRDNVSAPARGAVLVK encoded by the coding sequence ATGAGCCCCCCCTCCGCCACCCCGCCCACGCGCGCACTGCGCAGCAACTTTCCTCGCGGTTCCTACCTCTGGTCGGTGCGCAACGCGCAGTGGCGCGCGCTGGGCATCCCCGAGGAGGATTGCGAGAAGCCCAAGATCGCCATCGTCAATTCCAGCAGCGAGCTGGCCAGCTGTTTCAGCCATCTGGATCGGGTGGCGGCAGAGCTCAAGACCGCCATCCGTGCGGCGGGTGCCGTGCCCTTCGAGATCCGCACGGCCGCGCCCAGCGATTTCATCACCGGTGCCGGCGCGCGTGGCGCCTACATGCTGGCGGCGCGCGACCTGATCACCAATGACATAGAGGTGGCGGTGGAGGGCGCGCAGCTCGACGGCATGGTCTGCCTCACCTCTTGCGACAAGACCGTGCCCGGCCAGCTGATGGCCGCGGCGCGGCTGGACATTCCCGCGCTGCTGGTGCCCTGCGGTTACCAGGCCAGCGGCAGCTACCAGGGACACCACTGCGACATCGAGGAGGTCTTCATCGGCGCCATGCACGTGGTCTCCGGCGCGCTGGACCGCGACACGCTGGTGGGCATGAGCCGCGAGGCCATCCGTTCGCCGGGTGTCTGCTCGGGCATGGGCACGGCCAACTCCATGCACATCGTCTGCGAGGCCCTGGGCATGGCGCTGCCGGGTAGCGCGCCCGTGGCCGCCATGAGCGAACGTATGATGGCCGACGTGCGGCGCGCGGGCGCGCGCATCGTGCAAATGGTCTGGGACGACCTGCGGCCGCGCGCCATCCTGACGCCGGGCGCCTTCGCCAATGCGGTGCGCGCCGTGCTGGCCGTGGGCGGCTCGGTGAACTGCGTCAAGCACCTGCAAGCCGTGGCCACTGAAGCGGGGCTGAACCTGGACGTGTACCGCCTGTTCGAGCAACTGGGCGCCGAAGTGCCGGTGCTGGCCGGCGTGCGCCCGGTGGGCACGCACAGCATCGAGCAGTTCGAGGCGGCCGGCGGCTGCCAGGCCGTGCTCAAGCAACTGGCCCCTCAATTGGACTTGCAGGTGCGCACCGTGACTGGCCGCACATTGGCGACTGAGCTGGAAGCGGTGTCGGTGCGCGACCCGGAGATCATCCGGCCGCTGGACCGACCCGTGGCCACGCGCCCGGCCATCGTGGTGCTGCGTGGTTCCCTGTGCCCCGACACGGGCATCGTCAAGACGGGCATTCTGGAGCGCAAGCAGCGACGTTTCGAAGGCCCGGCTCTCTGCTTCGACACCAGCGACGCCGCCATCGCGGCCCTCAACGCGGGTGAGATCCGGCCTGGCCAGGTGGTCGTCATGCGCGGCGCCGGCACGCGTGGCGGCCCGGCCATGGGCGGCGGCGCCTCACGCGTGGTCTTCGCCATCGACGGTGCCGGGCTGGGCGATCAGGTGGCGTTGCTGACCGATGGCCACCTGTCGGGACTGGTCTGCAAGGGCCTGGTCGTGGCCGAGGTGGCGCCCGAAGCCGCGCTGGGCGGACCGCTGGCGCTGGTGCGCGATGGTGACGTGATCGCCATCGACCTGGACAGCCGCCGCTGCGACCTGCTGGTGGACGAGGCCGAGATGCAGCGCCGCCGCGCGGCCTGGACACCTGCGCCGCCGCAGTTTGACCGCGGCTGGCTGCAGATCTACCGCGACAACGTCAGCGCGCCAGCCCGAGGTGCCGTCTTGGTCAAGTGA